A genomic stretch from Cellulomonas sp. KRMCY2 includes:
- a CDS encoding S8 family serine peptidase — translation MVAATGTETITAAPDVAVACQRWFQARPVPDLPVPVAQLPRTPTTGRGVRIALLDGEVDGTHPDLRGAHLQVKPGARPIGPASPAGQATAHASLLVGQGKAHVLGLVPEAELLVAPVLGADGRTSDELIVRAVRWALAERAQILVLPFGRRRLARGVATALRTAVDRGVHVLVSAGDLGPEVLTFPASVTGVLAVAGYDDSGLLPESSALADLAAPGRDVPAAGPDRAVRLRGSAPAAVLAAGAWAAQSAGLRRRG, via the coding sequence ATGGTGGCAGCGACGGGAACCGAGACGATCACGGCAGCACCCGACGTCGCCGTGGCCTGCCAGCGCTGGTTCCAGGCCAGGCCCGTACCCGATCTTCCGGTGCCCGTGGCGCAGCTACCCAGGACGCCGACGACGGGCCGGGGCGTTCGGATCGCCCTGCTCGACGGGGAGGTCGACGGCACCCATCCCGACCTTCGGGGCGCCCACCTGCAGGTCAAGCCGGGCGCCCGCCCGATAGGGCCGGCCTCTCCCGCCGGGCAGGCCACTGCGCACGCCTCGCTCCTCGTCGGCCAGGGCAAGGCACATGTGCTGGGACTCGTCCCGGAGGCCGAGCTGCTCGTGGCGCCGGTGCTGGGCGCCGACGGCCGGACATCCGACGAGCTGATCGTGCGGGCGGTCCGCTGGGCCCTCGCCGAACGGGCTCAGATCCTGGTCCTGCCGTTCGGCCGTCGGCGTCTGGCTCGGGGCGTCGCGACCGCGCTGCGGACCGCGGTGGACCGGGGTGTGCACGTGCTCGTCTCCGCAGGCGACCTGGGGCCGGAGGTGCTCACCTTCCCGGCGTCCGTGACCGGTGTGCTGGCCGTGGCCGGCTACGACGACAGCGGGCTGCTCCCGGAGTCCAGCGCCCTGGCGGACCTTGCCGCACCTGGCCGTGACGTCCCGGCCGCCGGACCGGATCGAGCCGTCCGACTGCGGGGCTCCGCGCCTGCGGCCGTTCTCGCCGCCGGCGCGTGGGCGGCACAGTCGGCCGGCCTGCGACGGCGTGGCTGA
- a CDS encoding CHAT domain-containing protein → MIAVGGLEAARQELDAGLVHNARGYPGRAASSFRAALRRLGPEPGSGDPADPETAYVRARALLGLVTSSFELRGDVEASNAILDTADRWARAAGARAVEVAILGQRGLLRMRAGQPEAALRELDRAAARLDDAEPVDACRILLNRGTLHLEHGRRLKARADLEACARRAESIGNHLLLHKARHNLGYLEFLSGDLPAALSAMAEAARIEHGASPAMTLLDRARVLVEAGLTTEADISLGRAGELFAANRLPHDLAEVLLARAHCALLARRPKDALRWARSARSTFLRRRNQPWLARADLTVVRAQLAVLLAAEAPSTATLRRVAAQATALSARARTSGGAAGRELARLALVTAAEAAAAGGLRRQAHAALGSAGRLTGREPLALAVQVRLVKAQLAFAEHDTLRARRYVRAGQAVLAEHRRQLGSVEAVAAAAVHGDHLTEADVGAALADADPAAVLDAVERGRATFAGPARVRPPDDPVLAEVLAELRQCVERVRLLPPDADPTATAKRESLRRDAARLRAAARERSWQLGDGVGAPRAMSAHDLVATVRSGAAEGDPATVVDYVVHRGRVHAVVADPSGLRLLNLADAAEVDELARRLRADLQVLANPILAPALRDVASRTLARGLAHLDNLLLAPVGCAGCLHVVAGGGMVTLPWGMAPSRKGLATSVGTRLGSGSGHERRAGVGVVAVAGPGLTHSQDEVAAVAGVWSRAASLVGDDAVCAAAADALRTAGVVHLAVHGHHEAENPLFSWVRLADGPLFAHELEGSSLPGSLVVLSACEVGRATVRPGGEVLGLASVLLRLGAGAVVAALAPLRDDVAEAVMPTMHRSLRDGLPPPAALAAACSSIDEPVPLSCFASAPGVILDGALFGGDPPR, encoded by the coding sequence ATGATCGCCGTGGGCGGGCTCGAGGCCGCCCGCCAGGAGCTCGACGCCGGGCTCGTGCACAACGCGCGCGGCTACCCTGGCCGGGCGGCCTCGAGCTTCCGTGCAGCGCTGCGCCGCCTCGGTCCCGAGCCGGGCTCCGGCGACCCGGCCGACCCTGAGACGGCGTACGTGCGCGCCCGCGCCCTGCTCGGACTGGTCACCAGCAGCTTCGAGCTGCGCGGGGATGTCGAGGCCAGCAACGCGATCCTCGACACCGCCGACCGGTGGGCCCGAGCGGCGGGGGCCCGTGCTGTCGAGGTCGCGATCCTCGGGCAGCGGGGACTGCTCCGGATGCGCGCCGGGCAGCCAGAGGCCGCTCTGCGTGAGCTCGACCGTGCGGCCGCACGTCTCGACGACGCCGAGCCGGTCGACGCGTGCCGCATCCTGTTGAACCGCGGGACCCTGCACCTCGAGCACGGTCGGCGCCTCAAGGCGCGGGCGGACCTCGAGGCGTGCGCCAGGCGGGCGGAGTCGATCGGCAACCACCTGCTGCTGCACAAGGCCCGCCACAACCTCGGGTACCTCGAGTTCCTCTCGGGGGACCTGCCTGCAGCGCTGTCTGCGATGGCGGAGGCCGCGCGGATCGAGCACGGGGCCTCGCCGGCGATGACCCTCCTGGACCGGGCCCGGGTGCTGGTCGAGGCCGGTCTGACGACCGAGGCGGACATCAGCCTCGGCAGGGCAGGGGAGCTGTTCGCCGCCAACCGGCTCCCGCACGACCTCGCCGAGGTCCTGCTCGCCAGGGCGCACTGCGCGCTCCTCGCGCGACGCCCGAAGGACGCCCTGCGCTGGGCGCGCTCGGCCCGCAGTACCTTCCTGCGGCGGCGCAACCAGCCGTGGCTGGCGCGGGCCGACCTCACGGTCGTCCGCGCGCAGCTCGCTGTGCTCCTGGCGGCCGAGGCGCCATCGACCGCGACACTCCGCAGGGTCGCGGCGCAGGCGACCGCGCTGAGCGCGCGCGCGCGGACCAGCGGGGGCGCAGCCGGCCGCGAGCTCGCGCGGCTCGCGCTGGTCACGGCCGCGGAGGCCGCGGCAGCCGGCGGCCTCCGTCGGCAGGCGCACGCAGCGCTCGGTTCGGCCGGGAGGCTGACCGGGCGGGAGCCGTTGGCTCTCGCCGTCCAGGTGCGCCTCGTCAAGGCCCAGCTGGCTTTCGCCGAGCACGACACGCTGCGGGCACGGCGGTACGTCCGGGCCGGCCAGGCCGTCCTGGCCGAGCACCGGCGGCAGCTCGGCTCGGTGGAGGCCGTGGCGGCGGCCGCCGTGCACGGTGACCACCTCACCGAGGCCGATGTCGGGGCCGCGCTCGCCGATGCCGACCCGGCAGCGGTCCTCGATGCCGTCGAGCGGGGTCGCGCGACCTTCGCCGGGCCGGCGCGCGTGCGGCCTCCGGACGACCCGGTCCTCGCCGAGGTGCTTGCCGAGCTCCGGCAGTGCGTCGAGCGGGTTCGGCTCCTCCCGCCAGATGCCGACCCGACCGCGACCGCGAAGCGCGAGAGTCTGCGACGTGACGCCGCCCGCCTGCGCGCCGCCGCGCGCGAGCGGTCGTGGCAGCTCGGTGACGGCGTCGGTGCGCCGAGGGCGATGAGCGCCCACGACCTGGTGGCGACCGTGCGGAGCGGTGCCGCCGAGGGCGACCCGGCCACCGTCGTCGACTACGTCGTGCACCGGGGTCGCGTGCACGCCGTCGTCGCCGACCCATCGGGGCTGCGCCTGCTGAACCTCGCGGACGCTGCCGAGGTCGACGAGCTCGCCCGGCGGCTGCGGGCCGACCTTCAGGTGCTGGCGAACCCGATCCTCGCGCCGGCCCTGCGCGACGTGGCGTCCCGGACCTTGGCTCGCGGGCTGGCGCACCTGGACAACCTTCTCCTGGCCCCCGTCGGCTGCGCGGGGTGCCTGCACGTGGTCGCGGGTGGTGGGATGGTCACGCTGCCGTGGGGGATGGCCCCCTCGCGGAAGGGCCTCGCCACCAGCGTCGGGACCCGGCTCGGGTCCGGGTCCGGTCACGAACGGCGGGCCGGCGTGGGTGTCGTCGCCGTCGCCGGACCGGGCCTGACCCACTCGCAGGACGAGGTGGCTGCCGTCGCCGGTGTCTGGTCGCGGGCCGCGAGCCTCGTGGGGGACGACGCCGTGTGCGCGGCAGCCGCCGACGCCCTGCGGACGGCCGGCGTCGTGCACCTCGCGGTGCACGGGCACCACGAGGCCGAGAACCCGTTGTTCTCGTGGGTCCGGCTCGCCGACGGACCCCTGTTCGCGCACGAGCTCGAGGGGTCGTCGCTCCCGGGCTCGCTGGTCGTCCTGTCCGCCTGCGAGGTGGGGCGCGCGACCGTCCGACCCGGCGGCGAGGTCCTCGGGCTCGCGAGCGTCCTGCTCCGCCTCGGCGCCGGAGCCGTGGTCGCCGCGCTCGCGCCGCTGCGCGACGACGTCGCTGAGGCCGTCATGCCGACGATGCACCGGAGCCTCCGGGACGGCCTACCGCCGCCGGCGGCGCTCGCCGCGGCCTGCTCGAGCATCGACGAACCTGTCCCGCTCTCCTGCTTCGCCTCGGCGCCGGGTGTCATCCTGGACGGGGCCCTGTTCGGCGGCGACCCGCCTCGCTAG
- the rplJ gene encoding 50S ribosomal protein L10 — translation MARPDKAAAVAELTENFRESSAVVLTEYRGLTVAQLKQLRRALSGDATYAVVKNTLSAIAAKQAGVEGIDAHLAGPSAIAFVTGDPVQAAKGLRDFAKAHPQLVIKGGVLDGRALTAAEINKLADLESREVLLAKLAGAMKASLFGAAYLFTAPTAKAVRTIDALREKRATEEQAA, via the coding sequence ATGGCGAGGCCGGACAAGGCAGCCGCAGTCGCAGAGCTCACGGAGAACTTCCGCGAGTCGAGCGCTGTCGTGCTGACCGAGTACCGCGGGCTCACCGTCGCCCAGCTCAAGCAGCTGCGGCGCGCGCTCAGCGGCGACGCTACCTACGCCGTGGTGAAGAACACGCTCTCGGCCATCGCGGCCAAGCAGGCGGGTGTCGAGGGAATCGACGCCCATCTCGCCGGTCCCTCGGCCATCGCCTTCGTGACCGGTGACCCGGTCCAGGCAGCCAAGGGCCTGCGTGACTTCGCCAAGGCTCACCCGCAGCTCGTCATCAAGGGTGGTGTCCTCGACGGACGCGCCCTGACCGCTGCGGAGATCAACAAGCTCGCGGACCTCGAGTCCCGCGAGGTCCTGCTGGCCAAGCTGGCCGGCGCAATGAAGGCGTCGCTCTTCGGGGCTGCGTACCTGTTCACCGCGCCCACGGCCAAGGCCGTGCGCACCATCGATGCCCTGCGCGAGAAGCGGGCGACCGAGGAGCAGGCGGCCTAG